Proteins from a genomic interval of Musa acuminata AAA Group cultivar baxijiao chromosome BXJ1-9, Cavendish_Baxijiao_AAA, whole genome shotgun sequence:
- the LOC135593054 gene encoding VIN3-like protein 3 isoform X1, with the protein MDPNFSVCSSGLVLDPSKCSKLSIEEKRELVRELSKWPESAPEKLQTWSRRDILEILCAEIGKERKYTSLTKQKMIEYLFRVVSDKKSGEHTKDRDSAQDLCTHSPQTPAKRQRKNDHPSRLPITTDNLQSGDVEEASDNIRYCKNSACRATLNIEDAFCKRCSCCICHKYDDNKDPSLWLFCGSENLSQGDSCGLSSHLECVLKHEKGGVMKSGQCTRLDGGYYCIYCGKVNDLLGCWKKQLMIAKDARRVDVLCYRISLSHKLLNLTERYGSLHEIVETAQKKLEAEVGSIDDLPNMARGIVNRLSVGAEVQKLCACAVDLLDTMRLGGLSATAQVQQTGSVSSSFIKFEQISQTSLTVVLDLENNSSLGQEVAGFTVWHRKADTPEYPKKASFSLLNPKRRFLVTELAPATEYMFKVVAFGDTGDLDTCEVGTKTKGISLDNSMGLAPQTAVLEPHCQSPKTNSSGLSNPSEGDESNTNSTACADLNKLPEIEFDECEKPEILETEKSTDHAQKDAGHQKSECKGSTSRAEVPERDESPGRSDSVLDEEPNSTIRTDSTNSMENNQTSDIPRSENESNAPVVNEMVIVPFVQSNSTLPATPCRVEAGTEGSERCSKGKPSVNKFEDGLMKPGMEPGSSSKKRCGGNLEGVNVKDGSLENAYEYCVKVIRWLECERHIETNFRVKFLTWFSLRATPQERRIVNVYVDTLIDDPVSLAGQLVDTFSETVCSKRPPRVPTGFCAKLWH; encoded by the exons TTTGCTCTTCAGGGCTCGTACTTGACCCATCTAAATGTAGTAAGTTGAGCATCGAGGAGAAGAGAGAGCTCGTCCGTGAATTGTCGAAGTGGCCAGAGAGCGCTCCTGAGAAGCTGCAGACATGGAGCCGACGTGACATTTTAGAGATCCTTTGTGCAGAGAtagggaaggagaggaaatacACTAGCTTAACAAAACAAAAGATGATAGAATACCTTTTCAGAGTTGTTTCTGATAAAAAATCTGGAGAACATACCAAAGACAGGGACTCTGCTCAGGACCTGTGTACACACAGCCCTCAAACCCCAGCTAAGAGACAGAGAAAGAATGACCATCCTTCACGTTTGCCCATCACTACGGACAATCTGCAGTCGGGTGATGTTGAAGAAGCTTCGGACAACATTAGATACTGCAAGAATTCAGCCTGCCGGGCGACTCTTAACATAGAAGATGCGTTCTGTAAGCGGTGCTCATGTTGTATATGTCACAAATATGATGATAATAAAGACCCTAGTCTTTGGCTGTTTTGTGGCTCAGAGAACCTTTCTCAAGGTGACTCATGTGGCCTGTCTTCTCATCTTGAGTGTGTTCTTAAGCATGAAAAAGGAGGTGTCATGAAGAGTGGGCAGTGCACAAGATTGGATGGGGGCTATTACTGCATATATTGCGGAAAAGTTAATGACTTGCTAGG GTGTTGGAAAAAGCAGCTCATGATTGCAAAGGATGCACGACGAGTCGATGTATTGTGTTATCGGATTTCTCTTAGTCATAAACTTCTCAACTTAACAGAGAGGTATGGAAGTTTGCATGAAATAGTTGAGACAGCACAGAAGAAACTGGAGGCTGAGGTTGGGTCTATCGATGATTTACCAAACATGGCACGAGGAATCGTCAACCGACTTTCTGTTGGTGCTGAAGTCCAGAAACTGTGTGCCTGTGCAGTAGATTTACTAGATACAATGCGCTTAGGTGGTTTATCAGCCACTGCTCAAGTTCAGC AAACTGGTTCAGTATCCTCCAGCTTTATCAAATTTGAACAGATATCGCAAACATCTCTTACTGTGGTTTTGGATTTGGAGAATAATTCGTCATTAGGTCAAGAGGTAGCTGGCTTTACCGTGTGGCACCGAAAGGCTGACACCCCAGAATACCCCAAGAAAGCCTCATTTTCTCTATTAAATCCAAAGAGAAGGTTTCTAGTAACAGAACTAGCTCCAGCTACAGAATATATGTTCAAGGTGGTTGCCTTCGGCGATACAGGGGACCTTGATACATGTGAAGTTGGAACAAAAACCAAAGGCATCTCACTGGACAACTCTATGGGCTTGGCACCGCAGACAGCTGTATTAGAACCACATTGTCAAAGCCCTAAAACAAACAGTAGTGGCTTGTCTAATCCCTCAGAGGGTGACGAATCTAATACTAACAGTACCGCTTGTGCTGACTTGAACAAGTTGCCAGAAATAGAATTTGATGAATGTGAGAAGCCTGAGATCCTTGAGACAGAAAAATCAACGGATCATGCCCAGAAAGATGCTGGCCACCAAAAGAGTGAATGCAAGGGCAGTACAAGCAGAGCAGAAGTTCCTGAACGAGATGAATCACCTGGGCGCTCTGATTCTGTATTAGATGAGGAACCAAACTCAACGATTCGGACAGATTCCACTAACTCTATGGAGAATAACCAAACATCTGACATCCCAAGATCAGAGAATGAATCTAACGCTCCTGTTGTCAACGAGATGGTGATTGTACCATTTGTGCAATCCAACTCCACCCTTCCTGCCACTCCTTGCAGGGTGGAAGCTGGAACAGAAGGTTCTGAGAGGTGCAGCAAAGGAAAACCTAGTGTCAATAAATTTGAAGATGGCTTGATGAAGCCAGGCATGGAACCTGGGAGTTCATCAAAGAAAAGATGTGGGGGGAATCTTGAGGGTGTAAATGTCAAAGATGGATCACTGGAAAATGCATACGAGTATTGCGTGAAGGTGATCAGATGGCTGGAATGTGAGAGGCACATCGAAACCAACTTCAGGGTGAAGTTCTTGACATGGTTCAGCTTACGAGCAACCCCACAGGAGAGAAGGATCGTTAATGTGTATGTCGATACTCTAATAGATGATCCTGTGAGCCTTGCGGGGCAGTTGGTGGATACCTTCTCAGAAACCGTCTGCAGCAAGAGACCACCCCGAGTGCCGACTGGCTTCTGTGCTAAGCTCTGGCATTGA
- the LOC135593054 gene encoding VIN3-like protein 3 isoform X2 — translation MDPNFSGLVLDPSKCSKLSIEEKRELVRELSKWPESAPEKLQTWSRRDILEILCAEIGKERKYTSLTKQKMIEYLFRVVSDKKSGEHTKDRDSAQDLCTHSPQTPAKRQRKNDHPSRLPITTDNLQSGDVEEASDNIRYCKNSACRATLNIEDAFCKRCSCCICHKYDDNKDPSLWLFCGSENLSQGDSCGLSSHLECVLKHEKGGVMKSGQCTRLDGGYYCIYCGKVNDLLGCWKKQLMIAKDARRVDVLCYRISLSHKLLNLTERYGSLHEIVETAQKKLEAEVGSIDDLPNMARGIVNRLSVGAEVQKLCACAVDLLDTMRLGGLSATAQVQQTGSVSSSFIKFEQISQTSLTVVLDLENNSSLGQEVAGFTVWHRKADTPEYPKKASFSLLNPKRRFLVTELAPATEYMFKVVAFGDTGDLDTCEVGTKTKGISLDNSMGLAPQTAVLEPHCQSPKTNSSGLSNPSEGDESNTNSTACADLNKLPEIEFDECEKPEILETEKSTDHAQKDAGHQKSECKGSTSRAEVPERDESPGRSDSVLDEEPNSTIRTDSTNSMENNQTSDIPRSENESNAPVVNEMVIVPFVQSNSTLPATPCRVEAGTEGSERCSKGKPSVNKFEDGLMKPGMEPGSSSKKRCGGNLEGVNVKDGSLENAYEYCVKVIRWLECERHIETNFRVKFLTWFSLRATPQERRIVNVYVDTLIDDPVSLAGQLVDTFSETVCSKRPPRVPTGFCAKLWH, via the exons GGCTCGTACTTGACCCATCTAAATGTAGTAAGTTGAGCATCGAGGAGAAGAGAGAGCTCGTCCGTGAATTGTCGAAGTGGCCAGAGAGCGCTCCTGAGAAGCTGCAGACATGGAGCCGACGTGACATTTTAGAGATCCTTTGTGCAGAGAtagggaaggagaggaaatacACTAGCTTAACAAAACAAAAGATGATAGAATACCTTTTCAGAGTTGTTTCTGATAAAAAATCTGGAGAACATACCAAAGACAGGGACTCTGCTCAGGACCTGTGTACACACAGCCCTCAAACCCCAGCTAAGAGACAGAGAAAGAATGACCATCCTTCACGTTTGCCCATCACTACGGACAATCTGCAGTCGGGTGATGTTGAAGAAGCTTCGGACAACATTAGATACTGCAAGAATTCAGCCTGCCGGGCGACTCTTAACATAGAAGATGCGTTCTGTAAGCGGTGCTCATGTTGTATATGTCACAAATATGATGATAATAAAGACCCTAGTCTTTGGCTGTTTTGTGGCTCAGAGAACCTTTCTCAAGGTGACTCATGTGGCCTGTCTTCTCATCTTGAGTGTGTTCTTAAGCATGAAAAAGGAGGTGTCATGAAGAGTGGGCAGTGCACAAGATTGGATGGGGGCTATTACTGCATATATTGCGGAAAAGTTAATGACTTGCTAGG GTGTTGGAAAAAGCAGCTCATGATTGCAAAGGATGCACGACGAGTCGATGTATTGTGTTATCGGATTTCTCTTAGTCATAAACTTCTCAACTTAACAGAGAGGTATGGAAGTTTGCATGAAATAGTTGAGACAGCACAGAAGAAACTGGAGGCTGAGGTTGGGTCTATCGATGATTTACCAAACATGGCACGAGGAATCGTCAACCGACTTTCTGTTGGTGCTGAAGTCCAGAAACTGTGTGCCTGTGCAGTAGATTTACTAGATACAATGCGCTTAGGTGGTTTATCAGCCACTGCTCAAGTTCAGC AAACTGGTTCAGTATCCTCCAGCTTTATCAAATTTGAACAGATATCGCAAACATCTCTTACTGTGGTTTTGGATTTGGAGAATAATTCGTCATTAGGTCAAGAGGTAGCTGGCTTTACCGTGTGGCACCGAAAGGCTGACACCCCAGAATACCCCAAGAAAGCCTCATTTTCTCTATTAAATCCAAAGAGAAGGTTTCTAGTAACAGAACTAGCTCCAGCTACAGAATATATGTTCAAGGTGGTTGCCTTCGGCGATACAGGGGACCTTGATACATGTGAAGTTGGAACAAAAACCAAAGGCATCTCACTGGACAACTCTATGGGCTTGGCACCGCAGACAGCTGTATTAGAACCACATTGTCAAAGCCCTAAAACAAACAGTAGTGGCTTGTCTAATCCCTCAGAGGGTGACGAATCTAATACTAACAGTACCGCTTGTGCTGACTTGAACAAGTTGCCAGAAATAGAATTTGATGAATGTGAGAAGCCTGAGATCCTTGAGACAGAAAAATCAACGGATCATGCCCAGAAAGATGCTGGCCACCAAAAGAGTGAATGCAAGGGCAGTACAAGCAGAGCAGAAGTTCCTGAACGAGATGAATCACCTGGGCGCTCTGATTCTGTATTAGATGAGGAACCAAACTCAACGATTCGGACAGATTCCACTAACTCTATGGAGAATAACCAAACATCTGACATCCCAAGATCAGAGAATGAATCTAACGCTCCTGTTGTCAACGAGATGGTGATTGTACCATTTGTGCAATCCAACTCCACCCTTCCTGCCACTCCTTGCAGGGTGGAAGCTGGAACAGAAGGTTCTGAGAGGTGCAGCAAAGGAAAACCTAGTGTCAATAAATTTGAAGATGGCTTGATGAAGCCAGGCATGGAACCTGGGAGTTCATCAAAGAAAAGATGTGGGGGGAATCTTGAGGGTGTAAATGTCAAAGATGGATCACTGGAAAATGCATACGAGTATTGCGTGAAGGTGATCAGATGGCTGGAATGTGAGAGGCACATCGAAACCAACTTCAGGGTGAAGTTCTTGACATGGTTCAGCTTACGAGCAACCCCACAGGAGAGAAGGATCGTTAATGTGTATGTCGATACTCTAATAGATGATCCTGTGAGCCTTGCGGGGCAGTTGGTGGATACCTTCTCAGAAACCGTCTGCAGCAAGAGACCACCCCGAGTGCCGACTGGCTTCTGTGCTAAGCTCTGGCATTGA
- the LOC135593055 gene encoding uncharacterized protein LOC135593055, with amino-acid sequence MSERRREKDKLRDRERERDRERDRDRGRDRDRDRDRDRERDRDRNRDRDHRKRSRSRSPSRSRSLSAERHRRRHGHHRRSPSPDSVRRKRRREGSDDDRDRRRSSASEIADSGAKEQKKQAGDAPRGGEVPAPTDADPDELEMMKMLGIPIGFDSTKGKPVEGNDMSGVRVVTKRQPRQYMNRRGGFNRPLPPERNR; translated from the coding sequence ATGTCGGAGAGGCGGAGAGAAAAGGATAAGCTTCGAGACCGCGAGAGAGAGCGAGACCGCGAGAGGGATCGGGACCGCGGTCGCGACCGAGACCGggatcgagatcgagatcgagagagAGACAGGGATCGGAACAGAGATCGAGACCACCGGAAGCGGTCGCGTTCCAGGTCCCCGTCGAGGTCCCGTTCCCTGTCGGCTgagcgccaccgccgccgccacggCCACCACCGGCGCTCCCCCTCCCCTGACTCCGTCCGCCGCAAGCGACGCCGGGAAGGCAGCGACGACGATCGCGACCGCCGCCGCTCCTCCGCCTCGGAGATCGCGGATAGCGGCGCCAAGGAGCAGAAGAAGCAGGCCGGTGACGCTCCTAGGGGCGGGGAGGTGCCGGCGCCCACGGACGCGGACCCGGACGAGCTGGAGATGATGAAGATGCTGGGGATTCCGATAGGGTTCGATTCCACCAAAGGGAAGCCGGTGGAGGGAAATGACATGAGCGGGGTGAGGGTGGTTACGAAGCGGCAGCCTCGGCAGTACATGAATAGGAGGGGAGGGTTTAATCGGCCTTTGCCTCCGGAGCGGAACCGCTAG